The following coding sequences are from one Mesorhizobium onobrychidis window:
- the purF gene encoding amidophosphoribosyltransferase has translation MADADDVLSAEADDHFHDECGVFGIFGRQDAAAIVTLGLHALQHRGQEAAGIVSYDGTQFHVEHHVGLIGDTFTKQRVIDSLQGNRAIGHTRYATTGGAGQRNIQPFFAELADGGFAVAHNGNLTNAMTVQRALQKQGAIFSSTSDTETLLHLVATSRERDLNSRFIDAVRQVEGAFSLVAMTSKKMIGCRDPLGIRPLVLGDLDGAWILASETCALDIIGARFVRDLKPGEMVVVTAKGIESLFPFEPQKTRFCIFEYVYFARPDSSVEGRNVYEVRKRIGAELALESPVEADIVVPVPDSGTPAAIGFSQAAGIPFELGIIRNHYVGRTFIQPGDSIRHMGVKLKHNANRRMIEGKRVVLVDDSIVRGTTSQKIVQMVRDAGAKEVHMRIASPPTRASCFYGVDTPEKSKLLASRMSVEEMAEFIRVDSLGFLSIDGLYRAVGEAGRDNEQPQFCDACFTGQYPTRLADFEGSDNVRTLSLLAAGGS, from the coding sequence ATGGCAGACGCAGACGACGTGCTTTCCGCCGAGGCTGACGATCATTTCCATGACGAATGCGGTGTGTTCGGTATTTTTGGCCGGCAGGACGCTGCGGCTATCGTCACGCTCGGCCTGCATGCGTTGCAGCATCGCGGCCAGGAAGCGGCGGGTATCGTTTCCTACGACGGCACCCAGTTCCATGTCGAACATCATGTCGGCCTGATCGGCGATACGTTCACCAAACAGCGCGTCATCGACAGCCTGCAAGGCAACCGCGCCATCGGCCACACGCGCTACGCCACCACAGGCGGTGCCGGCCAGCGCAACATCCAGCCGTTTTTCGCCGAGCTCGCCGATGGCGGCTTCGCCGTCGCCCACAACGGCAACCTCACCAACGCCATGACTGTGCAGCGCGCGCTTCAGAAACAGGGCGCGATCTTCTCGTCGACCTCCGACACCGAGACGCTGCTGCATCTGGTCGCCACCAGCAGGGAACGCGATCTCAACTCGCGCTTCATCGATGCGGTGCGCCAGGTCGAAGGCGCCTTCTCGCTGGTGGCGATGACTTCAAAGAAGATGATCGGCTGCCGCGATCCGCTCGGTATCCGGCCGCTGGTGCTCGGCGATCTCGACGGCGCCTGGATCCTGGCTTCCGAAACCTGCGCGCTCGACATCATCGGCGCCCGTTTCGTGCGCGACCTGAAGCCCGGCGAGATGGTCGTCGTTACCGCCAAGGGGATCGAGAGCCTGTTTCCCTTCGAGCCGCAAAAGACCCGTTTCTGTATCTTCGAATATGTTTATTTCGCGCGTCCGGATTCGTCGGTCGAAGGCCGCAACGTGTACGAGGTGCGCAAGCGCATCGGCGCCGAACTGGCGCTCGAAAGCCCGGTCGAGGCCGACATCGTCGTGCCGGTGCCGGACAGCGGCACCCCGGCGGCGATCGGCTTTTCGCAGGCCGCGGGAATCCCGTTCGAACTCGGCATCATCCGCAATCACTATGTCGGCCGTACCTTCATCCAGCCCGGCGATTCGATCCGCCACATGGGCGTTAAGCTCAAGCACAATGCCAACCGCCGCATGATCGAAGGCAAGCGCGTCGTGCTGGTCGACGATTCGATCGTACGTGGCACCACCAGCCAGAAGATCGTGCAGATGGTGCGCGATGCCGGCGCCAAGGAAGTGCACATGCGCATCGCCTCGCCACCGACGCGCGCTTCCTGCTTCTATGGCGTCGACACGCCGGAGAAGTCGAAGCTGCTTGCTTCGCGCATGTCGGTGGAAGAGATGGCCGAGTTCATCCGCGTCGATTCGCTCGGTTTCCTGTCGATCGACGGGCTCTACCGCGCCGTCGGCGAGGCCGGCCGCGACAATGAGCAGCCGCAATTCTGCGACGCCTGCTTCACCGGGCAATATCCGACCCGGCTTGCCGACTTCGAAGGTTCGGACAATGTGCGTACGCTGTCGCTGCTGGCGGCAGGAGGTTCGTAG
- a CDS encoding replicative DNA helicase yields MAEAARKFGVAETPLYREAPNNIEAEQALLGAILVNNDAFYRVSDFLKSGHFYEPLHRKIFEVAAELIRMGKIATPITLKTFLPADEKVGDMTVAQYVVRLAVEAVTVVNAADYGRAIYDLATRRALITVGEDMVNIAYDAPVDMSPSEQIEDAERRLFELAETGRYDGGFESFSDALKNAVDMASAAYMRDGHLSGIATGLRDLDHRMGGLQPSDLIIIAGRPGMGKTSLATNIAYNIAAAYEPAPQADGSFKAANGGVVGFFSLEMSSEQLATRIISEQTEIPSSKIRRGDLTEADFGKLVAYTQENHKRPLFIDQTGGISIAQLAARARRLKRQRGLDVMVIDYIQLMQGSTAKASQNRVQEITEITTGLKALGKELNVPIIALSQLSRQVESRDDKHPQLSDLRESGSIEQDADVVLFVYREEYYIKNKEPEKNTPEYLTWETKMREVQGKAEVIIAKQRHGPTGTVSLAFQGEFTRFSDLAEEDHLPDRFE; encoded by the coding sequence ATGGCAGAGGCAGCACGAAAATTCGGCGTGGCGGAAACACCGCTCTATCGCGAGGCACCGAACAACATCGAAGCCGAGCAGGCGCTGCTCGGCGCCATCCTCGTCAACAACGACGCCTTCTACCGCGTCTCGGATTTCCTGAAATCCGGCCATTTCTACGAGCCACTGCATCGCAAGATCTTTGAAGTAGCCGCCGAGCTCATCCGTATGGGCAAGATAGCGACGCCGATCACGCTGAAGACCTTCCTGCCTGCCGACGAGAAGGTCGGCGACATGACGGTTGCGCAATATGTCGTGCGGCTGGCCGTCGAGGCGGTCACCGTCGTCAACGCCGCCGACTACGGCCGCGCCATCTATGATCTCGCCACGCGACGCGCGCTGATCACCGTCGGCGAAGACATGGTGAACATCGCCTATGATGCGCCAGTCGACATGTCGCCGTCCGAGCAGATCGAGGATGCCGAACGGCGCCTGTTCGAACTGGCCGAAACCGGCCGCTACGATGGCGGCTTCGAGAGTTTTTCCGATGCTTTGAAAAACGCCGTCGACATGGCGAGCGCCGCCTATATGCGCGACGGCCATCTGTCAGGTATTGCCACAGGCCTGCGTGATCTCGACCACCGCATGGGTGGACTGCAGCCATCCGACCTGATCATCATCGCCGGTCGCCCCGGCATGGGCAAGACCTCGCTTGCTACGAACATCGCGTACAACATCGCTGCCGCCTATGAGCCGGCACCACAGGCCGACGGCTCATTCAAGGCGGCCAATGGCGGCGTCGTAGGCTTCTTCTCGCTCGAAATGTCGTCGGAACAGCTCGCCACCCGTATCATTTCCGAGCAGACCGAAATCCCATCATCGAAGATTAGACGTGGCGATCTGACTGAAGCTGACTTCGGAAAGCTCGTTGCCTACACCCAAGAAAATCACAAACGCCCGCTGTTCATCGATCAAACGGGCGGTATTTCGATTGCTCAGCTCGCGGCTCGCGCCCGCCGACTTAAGCGCCAGCGCGGGTTAGATGTGATGGTCATTGATTACATCCAGCTCATGCAGGGATCGACTGCCAAAGCCTCGCAAAACCGCGTCCAGGAAATCACTGAGATTACCACCGGCTTGAAGGCGCTTGGAAAAGAACTCAATGTTCCAATTATTGCTCTTTCACAGCTTTCGCGACAAGTCGAAAGCCGGGATGACAAGCATCCTCAGCTGTCGGACTTGCGCGAATCAGGCTCAATTGAGCAAGACGCTGACGTGGTGCTCTTTGTGTATCGCGAGGAATACTACATAAAGAACAAAGAGCCTGAGAAAAACACGCCAGAGTACCTCACTTGGGAAACGAAAATGAGAGAGGTTCAAGGCAAGGCCGAGGTGATCATTGCAAAGCAGCGCCATGGCCCAACGGGCACTGTTAGCCTTGCCTTCCAGGGCGAGTTCACCCGCTTCTCCGACCTCGCCGAGGAGGATCATCTGCCGGACAGGTTTGAGTAG
- a CDS encoding SDR family NAD(P)-dependent oxidoreductase, whose protein sequence is MTPALDLSGRVAVVTGASRGIGYFIALELAAAGAHVVAVARTVGGLEELDDQIKAAGGQATLVPLDLADMAGIDRLGGAIHERWGKLDILIANAAVLGVISPIGHVEAKTFEKVMTINVTSTWRLIRSVDPLLRLSDAGRAIVLSSNAAHSARAFWAPYAASKAAVETMMRSWAHETENLALRVNAADPGATRTAMRAQAVPGEDPETLPHPSEIAKRIVPLASPALRETGLIFQAKHSRFVAYRQPE, encoded by the coding sequence GTGACCCCTGCCCTCGACCTTTCCGGCCGCGTTGCGGTCGTCACCGGCGCCTCGCGCGGCATCGGCTACTTCATCGCCTTGGAACTTGCCGCCGCCGGAGCGCATGTCGTCGCGGTTGCCCGCACCGTCGGCGGACTGGAGGAACTCGACGACCAGATCAAGGCGGCGGGCGGACAAGCCACGCTTGTGCCGCTCGACCTTGCCGACATGGCCGGCATCGACCGGCTGGGCGGCGCCATCCACGAGCGCTGGGGCAAGCTCGACATCCTGATCGCCAATGCGGCGGTGCTCGGCGTCATCTCGCCGATCGGCCATGTCGAGGCCAAGACCTTCGAGAAGGTGATGACCATCAACGTCACCTCGACATGGCGGCTGATCCGCTCGGTCGATCCGTTGCTCAGGCTCTCCGATGCCGGCCGCGCCATCGTGCTTTCCTCCAACGCCGCCCATTCGGCGCGGGCCTTCTGGGCGCCCTATGCGGCGTCGAAGGCGGCGGTTGAGACGATGATGCGTTCCTGGGCGCATGAGACGGAAAACTTGGCCCTCAGGGTCAATGCCGCCGACCCCGGCGCCACCCGCACCGCCATGCGGGCGCAGGCGGTGCCCGGCGAGGATCCGGAGACGCTGCCGCATCCTTCAGAGATCGCCAAACGCATCGTACCGCTGGCCAGCCCTGCGCTTAGGGAAACCGGGCTGATCTTCCAGGCCAAGCACAGCCGCTTTGTTGCCTACCGGCAGCCGGAGTAG
- the radA gene encoding DNA repair protein RadA, translating into MAKSRIQFICQNCGSVHQRWAGKCDACGEWNTLVEEGTSGGIGSGPANTRNARKGRAVVLTTLSGDIEDAPRIVSGIGELDRATGGGFVRGSALLVGGDPGIGKSTLLTQAAAALASKGHRIVYVSGEEAVAQIRLRAQRLGVADTPVELAAETNVEDILATIADGKRPDLVILDSIQTLWTDMADSAPGTVTQVRAAAQAMIRYAKSTGAAIVLVGHVTKEGQIAGPRVVEHMVDAVLYFEGEGGHHYRILRTVKNRFGPTDEIGVFEMSDMGLREVANPSELFLGERHAKAPGAAVFAGMEGTRPVLVEIQALVAPSSLGTPRRAVVGWDGARLSMILAVLEAHCGVRFGTHDVYLNVAGGYRISEPAADLAVAAALVSSLTGLALPADCVYFGEISLSGAVRPVAHAQQRLKEAEKLGFGSAVLPLGSEELAGGIGAGAFQPTELADLVARIAGSRRSRADEQE; encoded by the coding sequence ATGGCCAAATCGCGCATCCAGTTCATCTGCCAGAATTGCGGTTCGGTGCATCAGCGCTGGGCCGGCAAATGCGATGCCTGCGGCGAGTGGAATACGCTGGTCGAGGAAGGCACGTCCGGCGGCATCGGCTCGGGTCCGGCCAACACCCGCAATGCGCGCAAGGGCCGCGCCGTGGTGCTCACGACTTTGTCCGGCGACATCGAGGACGCGCCGCGCATCGTCTCCGGCATCGGCGAACTCGACCGCGCCACCGGCGGCGGCTTCGTGCGCGGCTCGGCCCTGCTGGTCGGCGGCGATCCCGGCATCGGCAAGTCGACGCTGTTGACCCAGGCTGCCGCAGCACTGGCGTCCAAGGGCCACCGCATCGTCTACGTCTCGGGCGAAGAGGCGGTTGCCCAGATCAGGCTGCGTGCGCAGCGGCTCGGCGTCGCCGATACTCCGGTGGAGCTTGCCGCCGAAACCAATGTCGAGGACATCCTCGCCACCATTGCCGACGGCAAGCGGCCGGATTTGGTGATTCTGGATTCGATCCAGACCTTGTGGACCGACATGGCCGATTCGGCGCCCGGCACCGTCACCCAGGTGCGTGCCGCCGCCCAGGCGATGATCCGCTATGCGAAATCCACAGGCGCGGCGATCGTGCTCGTCGGTCACGTCACCAAGGAAGGCCAGATCGCCGGGCCGCGCGTCGTCGAGCATATGGTCGACGCGGTGCTCTATTTCGAGGGCGAAGGCGGCCACCACTACCGCATCCTGCGCACGGTCAAGAACCGCTTCGGACCGACCGACGAGATCGGCGTCTTCGAAATGTCTGATATGGGCCTGCGCGAGGTCGCCAATCCGTCCGAGCTTTTTCTCGGCGAACGCCATGCGAAAGCGCCGGGCGCCGCGGTTTTCGCCGGCATGGAAGGCACTCGACCGGTGCTGGTCGAGATCCAGGCGCTGGTGGCGCCGTCGTCGCTGGGCACGCCGCGCCGCGCCGTCGTCGGTTGGGACGGCGCCCGGCTGTCGATGATCCTCGCCGTTCTCGAAGCCCATTGCGGGGTCCGCTTCGGCACGCATGACGTCTATCTCAACGTCGCCGGCGGCTACCGTATCTCGGAGCCGGCTGCCGATCTGGCGGTGGCGGCCGCACTGGTTTCCTCGCTCACCGGTCTTGCCCTTCCCGCCGATTGCGTCTATTTCGGCGAAATCAGCCTTTCGGGCGCCGTGAGGCCGGTTGCGCACGCGCAGCAGCGTCTGAAGGAAGCCGAAAAGCTGGGTTTTGGAAGCGCGGTTCTGCCCTTGGGCAGCGAGGAACTTGCCGGCGGGATAGGGGCCGGCGCTTTCCAACCCACCGAGCTTGCCGATCTCGTGGCGCGCATAGCCGGCTCACGGCGCAGCCGCGCCGACGAGCAAGAGTGA
- a CDS encoding OsmC family protein, whose product MDATGLKAMQAPLKEAYREDASSALVTLRAKGSIDDQSIACKVETGRALAVAGLHPATGGSGLELCSGDMLLEALVACAGVTLKAVATALEFKLGAATVEAEGDLDFRGTLGVAKDAPVGFRAIRLNFNLDSDEPQERVDTLLKLTERYCVVFQTINARPELTVSARR is encoded by the coding sequence ATGGACGCCACCGGACTGAAGGCCATGCAGGCGCCGCTCAAGGAGGCCTATCGCGAAGACGCGTCGAGCGCGCTGGTCACGCTAAGGGCCAAGGGCTCGATCGACGACCAGTCGATCGCCTGCAAGGTCGAGACCGGCAGGGCGCTCGCCGTTGCCGGGCTGCATCCGGCAACCGGCGGTTCGGGGCTCGAACTGTGCTCGGGCGATATGCTGCTGGAGGCGCTGGTCGCTTGCGCCGGCGTAACGCTGAAGGCGGTGGCGACGGCGCTGGAGTTCAAGCTCGGCGCCGCAACGGTGGAGGCCGAAGGCGATCTCGATTTTCGCGGCACTTTAGGCGTGGCAAAAGATGCGCCGGTCGGCTTCCGCGCCATCCGGCTGAATTTCAACCTCGACAGCGACGAGCCACAGGAGCGCGTCGACACGCTGCTCAAGCTGACCGAACGCTACTGCGTGGTGTTCCAGACCATCAATGCCAGGCCGGAACTGACGGTGAGCGCGCGCCGCTGA
- a CDS encoding CvpA family protein translates to MPITLLDGILVGFTLVSAMLAMVRGFSREILSVVSWIAAAAAAFFFYQPVLPYVQPYVDNEKIAMVVAAGIVFIVALIVVSVITMRLADWIIDSRVGALDRTLGFLYGAARGILVVAVALLFFNWLAGPKAPSWVANAKSRPLLESIGAKLESLLPEDPENAILNRLNPNQPAPETGAETPPAADAPAADAPATGDDAPALDGSETNAPPADNAPANPAPAN, encoded by the coding sequence ATGCCGATTACGCTGCTGGACGGAATTCTCGTCGGCTTCACCTTGGTCTCGGCGATGCTCGCCATGGTTCGCGGCTTTTCACGCGAGATCCTCTCCGTCGTCTCCTGGATAGCGGCGGCGGCTGCGGCGTTTTTCTTCTACCAACCAGTCCTGCCTTACGTTCAGCCCTATGTCGACAATGAGAAGATTGCCATGGTGGTGGCCGCCGGCATCGTCTTCATCGTCGCGCTGATCGTCGTCTCCGTCATCACCATGAGACTCGCCGACTGGATCATCGATTCCAGGGTCGGCGCGCTCGACCGCACGCTCGGTTTCCTCTATGGCGCGGCGCGCGGCATCCTGGTCGTCGCGGTGGCCCTGCTGTTCTTCAACTGGCTGGCCGGCCCCAAGGCTCCGAGTTGGGTCGCCAACGCCAAGTCGCGGCCGCTGCTGGAATCGATCGGCGCCAAACTCGAAAGCCTGCTGCCCGAGGATCCGGAAAACGCGATCCTCAACAGGCTCAATCCGAATCAGCCGGCACCCGAGACCGGAGCCGAGACACCTCCGGCGGCGGACGCACCCGCAGCGGACGCACCGGCAACCGGCGACGATGCTCCGGCGCTCGACGGCAGCGAGACCAACGCGCCACCAGCCGACAATGCACCGGCCAATCCGGCGCCGGCAAACTGA